The Haloferax sp. Atlit-12N genome window below encodes:
- the rplX gene encoding 50S ribosomal protein L24 gives MTRQPRKQRTQIRDAPLHERQKQVRAPLSADLREEYGSRNVRVNAGDTVEVLRGDFAGEEDEVTEVDLTDAVIYVDGVTVEKADGEEVPRPLQASNVRVTELDLEDDVREARLKEDNE, from the coding sequence ATGACTCGACAACCGCGCAAACAGCGAACCCAGATTCGCGACGCGCCGCTCCACGAGCGGCAAAAGCAGGTCCGCGCACCGCTGTCGGCCGACCTCCGCGAGGAGTACGGCAGCCGTAACGTCCGCGTCAACGCGGGCGACACGGTCGAGGTGCTCCGCGGCGACTTCGCCGGCGAAGAAGACGAAGTCACCGAGGTCGACCTCACCGACGCCGTCATCTACGTCGACGGCGTCACCGTTGAGAAAGCCGACGGCGAGGAGGTCCCACGCCCCCTTCAGGCCAGTAACGTCCGCGTGACGGAACTGGACCTCGAAGACGACGTGCGCGAGGCCCGACTCAAGGAGGATAACGAATGA
- a CDS encoding 50S ribosomal protein L3, with protein sequence MPQPSRPRKGSMGFSPRKRAVKEVPRIKSWPSDDGSPALQGFAGYKAGMTHVMMVNDEADSPREGMEESVPVTVVETPPMRAVALRAYEQTPYGMKPQTEVWAGEFHDELDRVLDLPAEDTFDSDADALREAVEAGEVDDLRVITHTVPSELANVPKKKPDVMETRVGGGSMVERADFALDLVAEGGEHEMSDVFRAGEYLDAAGVTKGKGTQGPVKRWGVQKRKGKHARQGWRRRIGNLGPWNPSRVRSTVPQLGQTGYHQRTELNKRLIDLGEGDEASVEGGFVNYGEVDGSYALIKGSLPGPNKRLLRFRPAIRPNDQPRLDPEVRYVSTASNQG encoded by the coding sequence ATGCCACAACCAAGCAGACCACGAAAAGGCTCGATGGGCTTCAGCCCGCGCAAGCGAGCAGTCAAGGAGGTTCCACGCATCAAGTCGTGGCCGTCCGACGACGGCTCCCCAGCGCTGCAGGGCTTCGCCGGTTACAAGGCCGGTATGACCCACGTGATGATGGTCAACGACGAGGCAGACTCCCCCCGCGAAGGAATGGAGGAGTCCGTCCCGGTGACTGTCGTCGAGACGCCGCCGATGCGCGCCGTCGCCCTTCGCGCCTACGAGCAGACGCCGTACGGTATGAAGCCGCAGACCGAGGTCTGGGCGGGCGAGTTCCACGACGAACTCGACCGCGTCCTCGACCTGCCGGCAGAAGACACGTTCGACTCGGACGCCGATGCGCTTCGCGAGGCCGTCGAGGCCGGCGAAGTCGATGACCTCCGCGTCATCACGCACACGGTGCCCTCCGAGCTCGCGAACGTGCCCAAGAAGAAGCCCGACGTGATGGAGACTCGCGTCGGTGGCGGCTCCATGGTGGAGCGCGCCGACTTCGCCCTCGACCTCGTTGCCGAGGGCGGCGAACACGAGATGTCCGACGTGTTCCGCGCCGGCGAGTACCTCGACGCCGCGGGTGTCACGAAGGGTAAGGGTACGCAGGGTCCCGTCAAGCGATGGGGCGTCCAGAAGCGTAAGGGCAAGCACGCCCGCCAGGGCTGGAGACGCCGTATTGGCAACCTCGGCCCCTGGAACCCGTCCCGTGTCCGCTCTACGGTTCCGCAGCTCGGTCAGACTGGTTACCACCAGCGCACCGAGCTCAACAAGCGCCTCATCGACCTCGGTGAGGGTGACGAGGCCTCCGTCGAAGGTGGCTTCGTCAACTACGGCGAGGTCGACGGCTCCTACGCGCTCATCAAGGGCTCGCTGCCGGGCCCCAACAAGCGCCTTCTGCGGTTCCGCCCGGCCATCCGGCCGAACGACCAGCCGCGCCTCGACCCCGAGGTGCGCTACGTCTCTACCGCATCGAACCAGGGATAA
- the rpl4p gene encoding 50S ribosomal protein L4 produces MQATIRDLNGDDAGSIDLPEVFETAYRPDLIKRAVIAAQANRKQPYGADPYAGLRTPAESMGSGRGMSHDPRQNGVARRVPHAVSGRRAHPPKAEKDQGKEINTKERKLAVRSALAATADPELVAERGHRFDDDLELPLVVSDDFEDLVKTKEVVDLLQSLGVYDDIERSEENKKVKSGQGKLRGRKYTRPKSILFVTADEPSKAARNLAGVDVATAANVSAEDLAPGTHAGRLTLFTESALEEVAER; encoded by the coding sequence ATGCAGGCAACTATCCGAGACCTGAACGGCGACGACGCGGGCAGCATCGACCTGCCCGAGGTCTTCGAGACGGCTTACCGTCCGGACCTCATCAAGCGTGCTGTCATCGCCGCGCAGGCAAACCGAAAACAGCCGTACGGTGCCGACCCCTACGCCGGACTTCGAACCCCGGCAGAGTCCATGGGCAGCGGCCGTGGGATGTCCCACGACCCACGCCAGAACGGCGTCGCCCGACGCGTCCCGCACGCCGTCTCCGGCCGTCGCGCTCACCCGCCGAAGGCCGAGAAGGACCAGGGGAAGGAGATCAACACGAAGGAGCGTAAGCTCGCCGTCCGCTCGGCGCTCGCCGCCACGGCGGACCCCGAGCTGGTCGCCGAGCGCGGTCACCGCTTCGACGACGACCTCGAGCTCCCCCTCGTCGTCTCCGACGACTTCGAGGACCTCGTCAAGACGAAGGAGGTCGTCGACCTCCTGCAGTCGCTCGGCGTCTACGACGACATCGAGCGCTCCGAGGAGAACAAGAAGGTCAAGAGCGGCCAGGGCAAGCTCCGCGGTCGCAAGTACACCCGTCCGAAGTCCATCCTCTTCGTGACGGCTGACGAGCCCTCGAAGGCGGCTCGCAACCTCGCCGGCGTCGACGTCGCCACCGCGGCGAACGTCTCCGCCGAAGACCTCGCGCCCGGCACCCACGCCGGTCGCCTCACGCTGTTCACCGAGAGCGCGCTCGAGGAGGTCGCAGAACGATGA
- the rpmC gene encoding 50S ribosomal protein L29, whose amino-acid sequence MAILYTEEIRDMTPAERTAELEELETELLNAKAVQAAGGAPENPGRVSELKKTIARIKTIQGEEGDLDEE is encoded by the coding sequence ATGGCGATCCTCTACACCGAAGAGATTCGCGACATGACGCCCGCAGAGCGCACCGCCGAGCTCGAAGAGCTCGAGACGGAGCTGCTCAACGCGAAGGCCGTGCAGGCCGCGGGTGGCGCGCCGGAGAACCCCGGCCGCGTCTCTGAACTGAAGAAGACCATCGCCCGAATCAAGACGATTCAGGGCGAAGAAGGCGACCTCGACGAAGAATAA
- a CDS encoding 30S ribosomal protein S17 — MAIGLDVPMPPEPDDSEAYDYEKCPFYGSLSVRGQTLEGTVVSTDMAKTVIVEREYDVFVPKYDRYMKRRSRIPAHVPGVLDDVAVGDEVTIAETRPLSKTKSHVVVEIIGGDE, encoded by the coding sequence ATGGCGATAGGACTTGACGTTCCAATGCCTCCGGAACCTGACGATTCCGAGGCTTACGACTACGAAAAATGTCCGTTCTACGGCTCGCTCTCCGTCCGGGGTCAGACCCTGGAGGGGACAGTCGTCTCGACGGACATGGCAAAGACCGTCATCGTCGAGCGGGAGTACGACGTATTCGTTCCGAAGTACGACCGCTACATGAAGCGACGTTCCCGCATCCCGGCACACGTGCCGGGCGTGCTCGACGACGTCGCTGTCGGTGACGAAGTAACGATTGCGGAGACCCGACCTCTCTCGAAGACGAAATCCCACGTCGTCGTCGAGATTATCGGAGGTGACGAGTGA
- a CDS encoding 50S ribosomal protein L22, with the protein MGINYSVEADPDTTAKGMLRDRPISIKHSKAISRAIKGMPVADAEEYLEAVIDGERSVPFKQHNSGVGHRSDIDGWDAGRYPEKASKAFLELLENVRNNATEQGFDGPAMEIKHVAAHKVGERQGRKPRAFGRADPWNTPICDVELIIEEVEE; encoded by the coding sequence ATGGGAATCAACTACAGCGTCGAGGCCGACCCGGACACCACGGCCAAGGGTATGCTCCGGGACCGGCCCATCAGCATCAAGCACAGCAAGGCCATCTCCCGAGCCATCAAGGGGATGCCCGTCGCCGACGCAGAGGAGTACCTCGAAGCCGTCATCGACGGCGAGCGGTCGGTTCCGTTCAAGCAGCACAACTCCGGTGTCGGTCACCGAAGCGACATCGACGGCTGGGACGCGGGACGGTACCCCGAGAAGGCGTCCAAGGCGTTCCTCGAACTCCTCGAAAACGTTCGCAACAACGCGACCGAACAAGGGTTCGACGGACCGGCTATGGAGATCAAGCACGTCGCCGCCCACAAGGTCGGCGAACGTCAGGGTCGCAAGCCCCGCGCCTTCGGTCGGGCGGACCCGTGGAACACCCCAATCTGTGATGTCGAACTCATCATCGAAGAGGTCGAGGAATAA
- a CDS encoding 50S ribosomal protein L14 — protein MEALKADITKGVARGSLVTCADNTGARELKIISVAGYSGTKNRHPKAGIGDKVTVSVTKGTPEMRRQVLEAVIVRQRKSIRRPDGTRVKFEDNAAVIIDEMEEPRGTEIKGPVAREVAERFGSIASTATMIV, from the coding sequence ATGGAAGCGCTCAAAGCGGACATCACCAAGGGTGTCGCCCGTGGCTCGCTGGTCACGTGCGCCGACAACACCGGCGCTCGTGAACTGAAGATTATCAGCGTCGCGGGTTACTCCGGCACGAAGAACCGCCACCCCAAGGCAGGCATCGGGGACAAGGTGACCGTTTCTGTCACCAAGGGTACCCCCGAGATGCGCCGCCAGGTGCTCGAAGCGGTCATCGTCCGCCAGCGGAAATCCATCCGCCGGCCCGATGGCACGCGTGTGAAGTTCGAGGACAACGCCGCCGTCATCATCGACGAGATGGAAGAGCCTCGCGGGACCGAGATCAAGGGTCCCGTCGCACGCGAAGTCGCCGAGCGCTTCGGGAGTATCGCATCGACGGCTACGATGATTGTATAG
- a CDS encoding 50S ribosomal protein L23 has translation MSIIEHPLVTEKAMNQMDFDNKLQFIVHIDSTKSDVKDEVQSRYDVTVEKVNTQVTMKGKKKATVRLSEDDDAQEVASRIGVF, from the coding sequence ATGAGCATCATCGAACACCCGCTGGTCACGGAGAAGGCGATGAACCAGATGGACTTCGACAACAAGCTCCAGTTCATCGTCCACATCGACTCGACGAAGTCCGACGTGAAGGACGAAGTCCAGTCGCGCTACGACGTGACCGTCGAGAAGGTCAACACGCAGGTCACGATGAAAGGCAAAAAGAAAGCAACAGTTCGTCTCTCTGAAGACGACGACGCGCAGGAAGTCGCGTCGCGTATCGGGGTGTTCTAA
- a CDS encoding 30S ribosomal protein S3, giving the protein MADEHQFIENGLQRSQIDEFFAEELGRAGYGGMDVAKTPMGTQIVLKAEKPGMVIGKGGKNIRKVTRELEERFNLDDPQIDVQEVDEPDLNARIVADRLANALERGWYFRKAGHTTIDRIMDAGALGAEIVLSGKVTGARSRVEKFNRGYIKHNGEPAQEIVDEGQGVAVMKLGTIGVTVKIIPPGAKLPDDFEVEEDANPEAVEQIEETESVEDLLEEEPEEVPDVSEEADDETDAVDEDVVEEAAVEAVEEEVVDDEADDDEDEAVEEVVDDDEELDEDVAEEAADLVAEMEDDDEETEEE; this is encoded by the coding sequence ATGGCTGACGAACACCAATTCATCGAGAACGGACTGCAGCGGTCCCAGATCGACGAGTTCTTCGCAGAAGAGCTCGGTCGAGCGGGCTACGGCGGCATGGACGTCGCCAAGACGCCGATGGGCACCCAGATCGTGCTCAAGGCCGAAAAGCCCGGGATGGTCATCGGGAAAGGCGGGAAGAACATCCGTAAGGTCACCCGCGAACTCGAAGAGCGATTCAACCTCGACGACCCTCAGATCGACGTGCAGGAAGTCGACGAGCCGGACCTCAACGCCCGGATCGTCGCCGACCGCCTCGCCAACGCGCTCGAGCGCGGTTGGTACTTCCGTAAGGCGGGCCACACGACCATCGACCGTATCATGGACGCCGGCGCCCTCGGTGCCGAAATCGTCCTCTCCGGGAAGGTCACGGGCGCTCGCTCCCGCGTCGAGAAGTTCAACCGCGGCTACATCAAGCACAACGGCGAGCCCGCACAGGAGATCGTCGACGAGGGCCAGGGCGTCGCAGTCATGAAGCTCGGCACCATCGGCGTGACGGTCAAGATCATCCCGCCGGGTGCGAAGCTCCCCGACGACTTCGAAGTCGAGGAAGACGCGAACCCCGAAGCGGTCGAACAAATCGAAGAGACCGAGAGCGTCGAGGACCTCCTCGAAGAGGAGCCGGAGGAAGTTCCGGACGTCTCCGAGGAGGCCGACGACGAGACGGACGCAGTCGACGAAGACGTCGTCGAGGAAGCGGCCGTCGAAGCGGTCGAAGAAGAAGTCGTCGACGACGAAGCCGACGACGACGAGGACGAAGCGGTCGAGGAAGTCGTCGACGACGACGAAGAACTCGACGAAGACGTCGCCGAAGAGGCGGCCGACCTCGTCGCGGAGATGGAAGACGACGACGAAGAAACGGAGGAAGAATAA
- a CDS encoding 50S ribosomal protein L2 has product MGRRIQGQRRGRGTSTFRAPSHRYKAELSHKKSEEKDTITGTVVGIEHDPARSAPIALVEFEDEQRMILAPEGVTVGEELQIGVSAEIKPGNTLPLAEIPEGVPVCNVEHQPGDGGKFARASGVSAQLLSHDRKVAIVKLPSGEVKRLNPNCRATIGVVAGGGRTEKPFVKAGKKYHKMKARGIKWPRVRGVAMNAVDHPFGGGGRQHPGQPKSVSRNAPPGRKVGDIASKRTGRGGKGGK; this is encoded by the coding sequence ATGGGACGCCGAATTCAGGGCCAGCGTCGTGGTCGCGGTACGTCCACCTTCCGGGCGCCGTCGCACCGCTACAAGGCCGAACTGTCGCACAAGAAGTCCGAGGAGAAAGACACCATCACGGGTACGGTCGTCGGCATCGAGCACGACCCCGCACGCAGTGCGCCCATCGCCCTCGTGGAGTTCGAGGACGAACAGCGCATGATTCTCGCGCCCGAGGGTGTCACCGTCGGCGAAGAGCTTCAGATCGGCGTTTCCGCCGAAATCAAGCCCGGCAACACGCTGCCGCTCGCCGAGATTCCCGAGGGTGTCCCCGTCTGTAACGTCGAGCACCAGCCCGGCGACGGCGGGAAGTTCGCCCGCGCCTCCGGCGTGAGCGCGCAGCTTCTCTCGCACGACCGCAAGGTCGCCATCGTGAAGCTCCCGTCGGGTGAGGTCAAGCGCCTCAACCCCAACTGCCGCGCCACCATCGGCGTCGTCGCCGGTGGCGGCCGCACGGAGAAGCCCTTCGTCAAGGCAGGCAAGAAGTACCACAAGATGAAAGCGCGCGGTATCAAGTGGCCGCGCGTGCGTGGTGTTGCTATGAACGCCGTCGACCACCCGTTCGGTGGCGGCGGCCGGCAGCACCCCGGTCAGCCGAAGTCCGTCTCGCGGAACGCTCCGCCGGGTCGGAAGGTCGGTGACATCGCCTCCAAACGCACCGGTCGCGGTGGCAAGGGAGGTAAGTAA
- a CDS encoding ribonuclease P protein component 1, translated as MPLTPETLTRHELNGLHVEVVDAANPDLVGIAGRIVVETMHTLMVDDGSRVRQVPKRGATFEFEIPRTDEAAGAAKASGTASKLRSDTTGGFDASQSDRLADSSSAASRSGNCEGVAYVTVDGAQLLSRPALRTETTGDSKWR; from the coding sequence ATGCCACTTACACCCGAGACCCTCACGCGACACGAGCTCAACGGCCTCCACGTGGAGGTCGTCGACGCGGCGAACCCCGACCTCGTCGGGATAGCCGGTCGCATCGTCGTCGAGACGATGCACACGCTCATGGTCGACGACGGGTCTCGGGTGCGGCAGGTGCCGAAACGAGGGGCGACCTTCGAATTCGAGATTCCGCGTACAGATGAAGCCGCCGGCGCTGCGAAGGCGTCGGGGACCGCGTCCAAACTTCGGTCGGATACTACTGGCGGATTTGATGCCAGTCAGTCTGATCGGCTCGCCGACTCATCATCGGCGGCTTCCCGTTCCGGGAATTGCGAGGGCGTGGCCTACGTTACGGTGGATGGCGCACAACTGCTCTCACGACCCGCCCTGCGCACCGAAACTACAGGTGACTCGAAATGGCGATAG
- a CDS encoding putative RNA uridine N3 methyltransferase: protein MKLSVLVPSSLVREAEDQREATRKLGYVARAAAVFRANELVVFPDEDGENKWGGEFVETVLRYAATPPYLRKEVWGKRDELRYAGILPPVLVASTTADDSDESPALREGIVTEVGPDDRVRVNCGMQHPISLFVPPGMDLTEGERVAVRISSREPVRARIVDEPLPGFDVSRMDLTEALGRPDAGVRIATSRYGEPLSVPTLGDLTARITDAGGMTVVFGSPGRGLPDMLGMSPEDVADVEPSVGPGFDLWLNTIPRQGSEVVRTEEAMFASLASLTLTE, encoded by the coding sequence ATGAAACTCAGCGTACTCGTGCCGTCCTCACTCGTCCGGGAAGCCGAAGATCAACGCGAGGCAACTCGCAAACTCGGCTACGTCGCCCGCGCGGCGGCGGTCTTCCGGGCGAACGAACTCGTCGTCTTCCCCGACGAAGACGGCGAGAACAAGTGGGGCGGCGAGTTCGTCGAAACCGTACTTCGGTACGCCGCGACGCCCCCCTACCTCCGTAAGGAGGTCTGGGGCAAGCGCGACGAACTCCGCTACGCTGGTATCCTGCCGCCCGTTCTCGTGGCGTCTACGACCGCGGACGACTCCGACGAGTCGCCCGCGTTGCGAGAAGGAATCGTGACCGAGGTCGGACCTGACGACCGCGTTCGGGTCAATTGCGGAATGCAACACCCGATCTCCCTGTTCGTCCCTCCCGGGATGGACCTCACAGAGGGAGAGCGCGTCGCTGTCAGGATCTCTTCGCGAGAACCGGTCCGTGCGCGGATCGTCGACGAGCCCCTTCCGGGCTTCGACGTATCCCGCATGGACCTCACGGAAGCACTCGGCAGGCCAGATGCGGGCGTGCGAATCGCCACGTCTCGCTATGGCGAACCGCTGTCGGTCCCCACATTGGGCGACTTGACGGCCCGCATCACCGATGCCGGCGGCATGACCGTCGTCTTCGGGTCGCCGGGCCGTGGGCTTCCGGACATGCTCGGGATGTCTCCCGAGGATGTTGCAGACGTCGAACCTTCCGTTGGTCCGGGGTTCGACCTCTGGCTCAATACGATTCCGCGACAGGGCAGCGAGGTCGTGCGAACAGAAGAAGCGATGTTCGCCTCCCTCGCCTCCCTGACACTCACGGAGTGA
- a CDS encoding 30S ribosomal protein S19, whose product MSTQYRTGREGEFTYRGYTLDELQDMELDEVAELLPARQRRTITRGLSAEHEKLLAKAQDKTEEETANAPIRTHLRDMPILPEFVGLTFAVYTGQEFERTQIQPEMIGHYLGEFQLTRSSVEHGQAGIGATRSSKFVPLK is encoded by the coding sequence ATGAGTACGCAATACCGCACCGGCCGCGAAGGTGAGTTCACCTACCGCGGCTACACGCTCGACGAGCTGCAGGATATGGAGCTCGACGAGGTCGCGGAACTGCTCCCCGCTCGTCAGCGGCGAACCATCACCCGAGGCCTGTCGGCCGAGCACGAGAAGCTGCTCGCGAAGGCTCAGGACAAGACGGAAGAGGAGACGGCTAACGCACCGATTCGAACGCACTTGCGTGACATGCCGATTCTCCCCGAATTCGTCGGTCTCACCTTCGCCGTCTACACCGGCCAGGAGTTCGAACGCACCCAGATTCAGCCCGAGATGATCGGACACTACCTGGGCGAGTTCCAGCTGACCCGTAGCTCGGTCGAGCACGGTCAGGCCGGTATCGGCGCGACCCGGTCTTCGAAGTTCGTGCCCCTCAAGTAA